Proteins encoded within one genomic window of uncultured Fusobacterium sp.:
- a CDS encoding helix-hairpin-helix domain-containing protein, translating to MKKILSLIFIIFLNFSIIYGNPFENNESFDIIMSDNLLDEESKYLDINTASKEEMSNSGITIRLAGLIVNYREKTGGFENLNELKRIKGIGEATFDKLSKKLRIKTQIKKKPLYINEANDELLNYYGFDKKEIKNIRKYLDKNSRINSNLELMKILSEKDYKKYKTIIKYDKF from the coding sequence ATGAAAAAAATTTTAAGTTTAATATTTATTATTTTCTTGAATTTTAGCATAATTTATGGAAATCCTTTTGAAAATAATGAGAGTTTTGATATAATAATGAGTGATAATCTTTTAGATGAAGAGAGTAAATACTTAGATATAAATACAGCTTCTAAAGAAGAGATGTCTAATTCAGGAATTACTATTAGATTAGCAGGACTCATTGTAAATTATAGAGAGAAAACAGGTGGTTTTGAAAATTTAAATGAACTTAAAAGAATTAAGGGAATTGGAGAAGCTACTTTTGATAAACTCAGTAAAAAATTAAGAATAAAAACTCAGATAAAAAAGAAACCTCTATACATTAATGAAGCTAATGATGAACTTTTAAATTACTATGGGTTTGATAAAAAAGAAATTAAAAATATAAGAAAATATTTAGATAAAAATAGTAGAATAAATAGTAATTTAGAACTAATGAAAATTTTATCTGAAAAAGATTATAAAAAATATAAAACAATTATTAAATATGATAAATTTTAG